One window of the Salvia miltiorrhiza cultivar Shanhuang (shh) chromosome 6, IMPLAD_Smil_shh, whole genome shotgun sequence genome contains the following:
- the LOC130989349 gene encoding glycosyltransferase BC10 isoform X2, translating to MLSPKLGAQLERMKRRSNSGKFHHRWKRKFFAFLLIAICFATFLLMESEYSKIKMPSLISPTLQKPKIAFLFIARNRIPLDIVWDVFFQGDTENRFSIYVHSRPGFLLNAATTRSKFFLNRQVNDSVQVDWGEASMIQAERILLQGALMDPFNERFLFLSDSCIPLYNFSYTYDYIMSTPNSFVDSFADKKESRYNPKMHPVISVDNWRKGSQWVVLTRKHAGVVVEDKTVFSMFQLQCKRKSLPEFWRDRPIPADSSAEHNCIPDEHYVQTLLTLKGLEGEITRRSLTHSSWDLTSSRDPHRKGWHPVTYKLGDATSSLIQSIKAIDNIYFETEYRREWCTSKGKPSQCFLFARKFTRPAALRLLNMSAFGFSREATT from the exons ATGCTGAGCCCTAAATTAGGAGCTCAGTTAGAGCGGATGAAGCGGAGGTCGAATTCGGGGAAATTTCATCACAGGTGGAAGCGAAAATTCTTCGCGTTTCTTTTGATTGCGATTTGTTTCGCGACGTTTCTGTTGATGGAATCAGAGTACAGTAAGATCAAAATGCCTTCGTTAATATCTCCGACGCTGCAGAAGCCGAAGattgcttttctttttattgCTCGGAATCGGATTCCTCTCGACATTGTTTGGGATGTATTTTTTCAG GGTGATACAGAGAATAGGTTTTCCATTTATGTTCATTCAAGACCGGGGTTCTTGTTGAATGCAGCAACGACGAGATCAAAATTTTTCTTAAACCGTCAAGTGAATGATAGCGTACAG GTAGATTGGGGAGAAGCAAGCATGATCCAGGCAGAGCGTATTTTGCTTCAAGGTGCGCTGATGGATCCTTTCAATGAGCGGTTTCTTTTCCTTTCAGACAG CTGCATACCTCTCTACAATTTCAGCTACACGTATGACTATATAATGTCAACCCCAAATAGCTTTGTGGACAG TTTTGCTGATAAAAAGGAAAGTCGTTACAATCCAAAAATGCATCCAGTGATTTCTGTTGACAACTGGAGGAAGGGATCTCAG TGGGTTGTTCTGACCAGAAAGCATGCTGGGGTTGTAGTTGAAGATAAAACTGTATTCTCTATGTTTCAGTTACAATGCAAG AGGAAGTCTTTACCTGAATTTTGGCGAGACCGTCCCATT CCTGCCGATTCATCAGCTGAACATAATTGTATACCTGATGAACACTATGTTCAAACCTTGCTCACT CTAAAAGGTCTAGAAGGAGAAATCACTAGAAGGTCACTGACTCACAGTTCTTGGGATCTAACATCTTCGAGAGATCCTCATAGGAAAGGATGGCATCCCGTCACCTACAAGTTGGGCGATGCTACTTCCAGTCTTATCCAGTCCATCAAG GCCATAGATAACATCTATTTCGAGACTGAGTATAGAAGAGAGTGGTGCACTAGCAAGGGGAAACCCTCTCAATGCTTCCTCTTCGCCAGAAAATTCACACGACCTGCTGCCCTACGTCTTCTTAATATG TCTGCTTTCGGATTTTCCAGAGAAGCTACAACTTGA
- the LOC130989349 gene encoding glycosyltransferase BC10 isoform X1 — MLSPKLGAQLERMKRRSNSGKFHHRWKRKFFAFLLIAICFATFLLMESEYSKIKMPSLISPTLQKPKIAFLFIARNRIPLDIVWDVFFQGDTENRFSIYVHSRPGFLLNAATTRSKFFLNRQVNDSVQVDWGEASMIQAERILLQGALMDPFNERFLFLSDSCIPLYNFSYTYDYIMSTPNSFVDSFADKKESRYNPKMHPVISVDNWRKGSQWVVLTRKHAGVVVEDKTVFSMFQLQCKRKSLPEFWRDRPIPADSSAEHNCIPDEHYVQTLLTLKGLEGEITRRSLTHSSWDLTSSRDPHRKGWHPVTYKLGDATSSLIQSIKAIDNIYFETEYRREWCTSKGKPSQCFLFARKFTRPAALRLLNMVSPFYFHSVYIRMIIVGDMHNKKHSNE; from the exons ATGCTGAGCCCTAAATTAGGAGCTCAGTTAGAGCGGATGAAGCGGAGGTCGAATTCGGGGAAATTTCATCACAGGTGGAAGCGAAAATTCTTCGCGTTTCTTTTGATTGCGATTTGTTTCGCGACGTTTCTGTTGATGGAATCAGAGTACAGTAAGATCAAAATGCCTTCGTTAATATCTCCGACGCTGCAGAAGCCGAAGattgcttttctttttattgCTCGGAATCGGATTCCTCTCGACATTGTTTGGGATGTATTTTTTCAG GGTGATACAGAGAATAGGTTTTCCATTTATGTTCATTCAAGACCGGGGTTCTTGTTGAATGCAGCAACGACGAGATCAAAATTTTTCTTAAACCGTCAAGTGAATGATAGCGTACAG GTAGATTGGGGAGAAGCAAGCATGATCCAGGCAGAGCGTATTTTGCTTCAAGGTGCGCTGATGGATCCTTTCAATGAGCGGTTTCTTTTCCTTTCAGACAG CTGCATACCTCTCTACAATTTCAGCTACACGTATGACTATATAATGTCAACCCCAAATAGCTTTGTGGACAG TTTTGCTGATAAAAAGGAAAGTCGTTACAATCCAAAAATGCATCCAGTGATTTCTGTTGACAACTGGAGGAAGGGATCTCAG TGGGTTGTTCTGACCAGAAAGCATGCTGGGGTTGTAGTTGAAGATAAAACTGTATTCTCTATGTTTCAGTTACAATGCAAG AGGAAGTCTTTACCTGAATTTTGGCGAGACCGTCCCATT CCTGCCGATTCATCAGCTGAACATAATTGTATACCTGATGAACACTATGTTCAAACCTTGCTCACT CTAAAAGGTCTAGAAGGAGAAATCACTAGAAGGTCACTGACTCACAGTTCTTGGGATCTAACATCTTCGAGAGATCCTCATAGGAAAGGATGGCATCCCGTCACCTACAAGTTGGGCGATGCTACTTCCAGTCTTATCCAGTCCATCAAG GCCATAGATAACATCTATTTCGAGACTGAGTATAGAAGAGAGTGGTGCACTAGCAAGGGGAAACCCTCTCAATGCTTCCTCTTCGCCAGAAAATTCACACGACCTGCTGCCCTACGTCTTCTTAATATGGTGAGTCCATTCTATTTTCATTCTGTTTATATAAGAATGATAATTGTAGGTGACATGCATAACAAGAAACATAGTAATGAATGA